A part of Prosthecobacter sp. SYSU 5D2 genomic DNA contains:
- the rfbB gene encoding dTDP-glucose 4,6-dehydratase, whose product MNLLITGGAGFIGSHLIRHIIDRPEVQKLVNLDALTYAGNLDHLVGIHGQHLKYTFEQVDLRERAAVHQCVRQHQITHVIHLAAESHVDRSIQNATPFMETNVLGTHHLLDACRAAWGNENSGHRFIHVSTDEVYGSLGPSDPPFTEESPLLPNSPYSASKAAADCVVRSYHSTYGFPAIITRSCNNYGPHQHPEKLIPTVLACLRDRRPIPVYGDGRQIREWLHVSDHAEALWQVLLKGRAGEVYNIGSGQEWQNVELVEQLCDLWDEEHPAGTASRVLIDFVIDRPGHDWRYALNVSKITESIGWRPEIGCVKNAWLAGKGKFG is encoded by the coding sequence ATGAATCTCCTCATCACAGGCGGGGCCGGTTTTATCGGTTCCCATCTTATCCGTCACATCATTGACCGGCCGGAAGTGCAGAAGCTGGTCAATCTGGATGCACTCACCTACGCCGGGAATCTGGATCACTTGGTCGGCATTCATGGGCAACATCTCAAATACACCTTTGAGCAGGTGGATCTCCGGGAACGTGCGGCCGTCCATCAGTGTGTAAGGCAGCATCAGATCACCCATGTGATCCACCTGGCGGCTGAATCCCATGTGGACCGCTCCATCCAAAACGCCACCCCTTTCATGGAGACCAACGTGCTGGGCACCCACCACCTCCTGGACGCCTGCCGTGCTGCCTGGGGAAATGAAAATTCCGGCCACCGTTTTATCCACGTCTCAACCGATGAAGTGTATGGCAGCCTGGGGCCGTCTGATCCCCCGTTTACAGAAGAAAGCCCGCTGCTGCCCAACTCTCCCTACTCCGCCAGCAAGGCTGCCGCCGACTGCGTGGTGCGCAGCTACCACAGCACCTACGGTTTCCCCGCCATCATCACCCGCAGTTGCAACAACTACGGCCCTCACCAGCACCCCGAAAAGCTCATCCCCACCGTCCTCGCCTGCCTCCGCGACCGCCGCCCCATTCCCGTTTATGGAGATGGCCGGCAAATCCGCGAATGGCTGCACGTCAGCGACCACGCGGAGGCTCTCTGGCAAGTCCTGCTGAAAGGCAGGGCAGGGGAAGTGTATAACATCGGCTCCGGGCAGGAGTGGCAAAATGTGGAGCTGGTGGAGCAGCTTTGTGATCTATGGGATGAAGAGCATCCGGCCGGAACAGCCTCTCGGGTACTGATAGACTTTGTCATTGACCGTCCTGGTCATGATTGGAGATATGCCCTCAATGTCTCGAAGATAACTGAATCAATAGGCTGGAGGCCGGAAATCGGATGCGTGAAAAATGCATGGCTGGCAGGGAAGGGAAAATTTGGGTAA
- a CDS encoding Gfo/Idh/MocA family oxidoreductase encodes MSTTPSHNTGGLSKFMDRRSFLRTSAASGAGLYLATSKSAIAQGSEAGRTVKCALVGCGAQGDRIRVAASKIMTGIQWVAVCDIWKYNRNPVARRMEYENKHQVEGPVTQYETIEEMLEKQTDIEAVFIATPDHLHAPFSRMCLEKGLSVYCEKMMSNTIEGARDMVRAGRDNNGIFQIGHQRHSNPRYIHLREKIVKNDLMGRITHCYGQWNRGVAASQPLGLIKNQDIPSEMLEKYGFGSMEEFRNWRWFAKYGGGPISDLGAHQIDMFNWMYETTPVSLYAAGGVDYYDGTPGPDGQPKAKFELPDNVMCLYEYKLPTGTMRAYYQVLTTTGSQGYYEKHMGVNGSAIISESPTYNQVYAEPGQDWTQWTTGDDPMLVKSPDAVKNKFWEHTRSWVKPAPKSYAVSGVAKAVADARESKALDPWEIPVILETYPHTPHVANFIEAVQRKDPAHLTCNVVDAFKSCVTVLKAYECLKTGQKYTFTPADFEV; translated from the coding sequence ATGTCCACCACCCCTTCCCACAACACTGGCGGCCTGTCCAAATTCATGGACCGCCGCTCCTTCCTGCGCACCAGCGCGGCCAGCGGTGCCGGTCTTTACCTTGCCACCAGCAAAAGCGCCATTGCCCAGGGCAGTGAAGCCGGGCGCACTGTCAAATGCGCCCTTGTCGGCTGCGGTGCCCAGGGCGACCGTATCCGCGTCGCCGCCTCCAAGATCATGACCGGCATCCAGTGGGTAGCCGTGTGTGACATCTGGAAGTACAACCGCAATCCGGTGGCCCGCCGCATGGAATATGAAAACAAGCACCAGGTCGAAGGCCCGGTGACCCAGTATGAGACCATTGAGGAAATGCTGGAAAAACAGACCGACATTGAAGCGGTCTTCATCGCCACTCCGGACCATCTTCATGCTCCATTCTCCCGCATGTGCCTGGAAAAGGGCCTGTCCGTTTACTGTGAGAAGATGATGTCCAACACCATCGAAGGCGCCCGCGACATGGTGCGGGCCGGACGCGATAACAACGGCATCTTCCAGATCGGCCACCAGCGCCATTCCAATCCCCGCTACATCCACCTTCGGGAGAAGATCGTCAAAAACGATCTCATGGGGCGCATCACCCACTGCTATGGCCAGTGGAACCGGGGCGTCGCCGCCTCCCAGCCTCTGGGCCTGATCAAAAACCAGGACATCCCCAGCGAGATGCTGGAAAAATACGGCTTCGGCAGCATGGAAGAATTCCGCAACTGGCGCTGGTTTGCCAAATACGGCGGCGGTCCGATTTCAGACCTGGGCGCCCACCAGATTGACATGTTCAACTGGATGTATGAGACCACCCCCGTCTCTCTTTATGCCGCAGGTGGCGTGGACTATTACGACGGCACCCCCGGCCCCGACGGGCAGCCAAAAGCCAAGTTCGAGCTTCCGGACAACGTCATGTGCCTTTATGAATACAAGCTGCCCACCGGCACCATGCGAGCCTACTACCAGGTGCTCACCACCACCGGCAGCCAGGGCTATTACGAAAAACACATGGGTGTGAACGGCTCCGCCATCATTTCCGAAAGCCCTACCTACAACCAGGTCTATGCTGAACCCGGCCAGGACTGGACCCAGTGGACCACCGGTGACGATCCCATGCTGGTCAAATCCCCGGATGCGGTGAAAAACAAGTTCTGGGAGCACACCCGTTCCTGGGTCAAGCCGGCACCCAAATCCTACGCCGTCAGCGGTGTGGCCAAGGCCGTCGCCGACGCCCGCGAATCCAAAGCCCTGGATCCCTGGGAAATCCCGGTCATCCTGGAAACCTATCCCCACACCCCGCACGTCGCCAATTTCATTGAAGCCGTTCAGCGCAAAGATCCGGCCCACCTCACCTGTAACGTGGTGGACGCCTTCAAGTCCTGCGTCACCGTCCTCAAGGCCTACGAGTGCCTCAAAACAGGTCAAAAATACACCTTCACCCCGGCTGATTTCGAGGTTTGA
- a CDS encoding cyclic nucleotide-binding domain-containing protein, producing MSADFSTPQLPPLGILEPLGDEDRDILSGYGEFRPVQPGQHLIEEGMVQTGLYYIISGKLHATAMRTGHKVLLGSVQSGETVGEINLLDPSAASATVTAVDFSQVWYIDSKSLESYINEYPRAAAWLLIGVGKTIARRLRSVNEKIASFYGG from the coding sequence ATGAGCGCAGACTTCTCCACTCCCCAGCTTCCCCCTCTCGGAATTCTTGAACCCCTCGGTGATGAAGACCGGGACATCCTGAGCGGATATGGTGAATTCCGCCCCGTGCAGCCTGGTCAGCATTTGATCGAAGAGGGAATGGTCCAAACGGGGCTCTATTACATCATTTCGGGCAAGCTTCATGCCACCGCCATGCGTACCGGGCACAAAGTACTGCTGGGCAGTGTGCAGTCAGGTGAGACCGTGGGGGAGATCAATCTTTTGGACCCCTCTGCAGCCAGCGCCACAGTCACAGCGGTGGACTTCAGCCAGGTTTGGTACATTGATTCGAAGAGCCTGGAGTCTTACATCAACGAGTATCCCCGTGCAGCCGCCTGGTTGCTCATCGGTGTGGGCAAAACAATCGCCCGCCGTCTGCGCTCGGTGAATGAAAAAATCGCCAGCTTCTACGGCGGTTAA
- a CDS encoding SUMF1/EgtB/PvdO family nonheme iron enzyme, with translation MIVRCILSCLFLASFWLGLTLSIAWGQVPAEKLEHRSNLGMKFVSVPGTAALLAVHETRVADWQAFLSATGYDWTYKPHFEQGPDHPVVGITLADARAFCSWLTEQDRAAGTINTAQSYRLPTRTEWDAAVGLKRTRKPDLTVEEKVDDERTFPWGMAWPPPAKTANLAEGEIPGYSDGFPFTAPVGQFTPSAEGLYDLTGNVWEWCWDPEVRAEQVGVLRGGSWAYFRQECLRSSYLYLVPVDMRMPTIGFRCVFEDRQRTAIMLAAAEKIKTEIRTQRREEIIGGAVNKEELAAMKEKLTAAPALAGLTDASTPLVPAKPGQPHTNSLGMEFVPLPDSNLLFGVTEVRVQDFETWLKDAGRSWENKPPFLLSTEHPAVSVTWEEATAFCAWLTEKERKEQLISANASYRLPADLEWSQAAGLTNETGADPAARAEAVTLHYPWSAEGVFPPPIASTNLDSLSIDGYRDSHSYTAPVMSEDANALGIRGLGGNASEWCLDIWPGAPDERLVRGGSWLSRDKDQLRTGSRQHLASTSSNTGVGFRAVLEMPAP, from the coding sequence GTGATTGTGCGCTGTATCCTCTCCTGCCTGTTTCTTGCCTCGTTCTGGCTCGGACTCACCCTGAGCATTGCCTGGGGGCAGGTTCCTGCTGAAAAACTGGAGCATCGCAGCAATCTGGGGATGAAATTTGTCTCCGTTCCCGGCACCGCAGCCCTGCTGGCCGTCCATGAAACGCGTGTGGCAGACTGGCAGGCTTTTTTGTCCGCGACGGGTTATGACTGGACCTACAAGCCGCATTTTGAACAGGGGCCGGACCATCCGGTGGTGGGAATCACCCTGGCGGATGCCCGCGCCTTTTGCAGCTGGCTGACGGAGCAAGACCGGGCGGCAGGGACGATTAACACCGCGCAATCCTACCGCCTGCCAACGAGGACCGAGTGGGATGCCGCCGTCGGCCTGAAGCGGACACGCAAGCCGGATCTCACGGTCGAAGAAAAAGTGGACGATGAGCGGACGTTTCCATGGGGCATGGCCTGGCCGCCACCCGCCAAGACGGCCAATCTGGCGGAAGGGGAAATCCCTGGCTATTCGGACGGGTTTCCCTTCACGGCTCCTGTGGGCCAGTTCACTCCCAGCGCGGAGGGCCTGTATGACCTGACGGGCAATGTCTGGGAATGGTGCTGGGACCCTGAGGTCCGGGCGGAACAGGTGGGCGTGCTGCGGGGGGGCTCCTGGGCCTACTTCCGCCAGGAGTGCCTGCGCTCCTCCTATCTGTATCTGGTGCCCGTGGACATGCGCATGCCCACCATCGGCTTCCGCTGCGTGTTTGAAGACAGGCAGCGCACTGCCATCATGCTGGCAGCGGCAGAAAAGATCAAAACTGAGATCCGCACCCAGCGGCGCGAGGAGATCATTGGGGGAGCCGTCAATAAAGAGGAGCTGGCGGCCATGAAGGAAAAGCTCACTGCGGCTCCTGCTTTAGCCGGCCTCACGGATGCTTCCACCCCCCTTGTTCCGGCCAAACCGGGCCAGCCGCATACCAACAGCCTGGGGATGGAATTTGTCCCGCTGCCTGACAGTAATTTACTCTTCGGTGTCACCGAAGTGCGCGTGCAGGATTTTGAAACCTGGTTAAAAGACGCCGGCCGGAGCTGGGAAAACAAACCGCCCTTTCTTCTCAGCACCGAGCATCCTGCCGTGAGCGTCACCTGGGAAGAAGCCACCGCCTTTTGCGCATGGCTGACCGAAAAGGAGCGCAAGGAACAGCTCATTTCCGCCAATGCCAGCTACCGCCTCCCCGCGGACCTGGAATGGAGCCAGGCTGCGGGTCTGACCAACGAGACCGGGGCAGATCCCGCTGCCAGGGCGGAAGCAGTGACCCTGCATTACCCCTGGTCAGCAGAAGGCGTGTTCCCGCCACCGATCGCCAGCACCAATCTGGATTCTCTCAGCATTGATGGCTACCGGGACAGCCACTCCTACACCGCCCCGGTGATGAGTGAGGATGCCAATGCCCTCGGCATTCGCGGCCTGGGAGGAAATGCTTCTGAATGGTGTCTCGATATCTGGCCTGGCGCCCCGGATGAAAGGCTGGTCCGCGGGGGCTCCTGGCTCAGCCGTGACAAAGACCAGCTTCGTACCGGCAGCAGACAGCACCTTGCCAGCACCAGCAGCAACACCGGGGTGGGCTTTCGGGCCGTTCTGGAGATGCCTGCGCCGTGA
- the rfbA gene encoding glucose-1-phosphate thymidylyltransferase RfbA has translation MKGILMAGGSGSRLYPLTQVVNKQLQAVYDKPMVYYPLTVLMAGGIREICLIAMERDLPKFQQLLGDGRQWGIKLEYRVQPHPEGIAQAFIIAADFIGNGPVTLILGDNLFFGGDALPRALADFKGGATIFAYHVTNPECYGVVEFDAGGQAVSLEEKPARPRSQYAVPGVYLYDGQVVEIARSLKPSERNELEITDVNRAYLSRGQLQVNRLSRGFAWLDAGSSSSLFEAAAFVQTIEKRQGIKLGCPEEAALRRGFLSLEAFEKLAASMPSCEYRHYLEGIGKEAARQHLPLPS, from the coding sequence ATGAAGGGCATTTTGATGGCGGGCGGCAGCGGCTCCCGGCTTTATCCGCTGACCCAGGTGGTCAACAAACAGCTCCAGGCGGTTTATGACAAACCCATGGTGTACTACCCGCTGACGGTTCTGATGGCAGGCGGCATCCGGGAAATTTGCCTCATCGCCATGGAAAGAGATCTGCCCAAGTTTCAGCAGTTGTTAGGGGATGGCCGCCAATGGGGGATCAAACTGGAATACCGGGTGCAGCCCCATCCGGAGGGCATCGCCCAGGCCTTTATCATCGCGGCGGATTTCATTGGGAACGGCCCCGTGACTTTGATTTTAGGGGATAATCTTTTTTTTGGCGGAGACGCTCTGCCCAGAGCCCTGGCAGACTTCAAAGGAGGAGCCACCATTTTTGCCTACCATGTCACCAACCCGGAGTGCTACGGAGTGGTGGAGTTTGATGCCGGCGGCCAGGCCGTTTCCCTGGAGGAAAAGCCTGCCCGTCCCCGCAGTCAATACGCCGTCCCCGGGGTGTACCTCTACGACGGGCAGGTGGTGGAAATCGCCAGGAGCTTAAAGCCATCCGAAAGGAATGAACTGGAGATCACCGATGTGAACCGGGCCTATCTGAGCCGGGGCCAGCTTCAGGTCAACCGTCTCAGCCGGGGTTTTGCCTGGCTGGATGCTGGCAGCAGCAGCAGCCTGTTTGAAGCAGCGGCCTTTGTACAGACCATAGAAAAACGGCAGGGGATCAAGCTGGGGTGCCCGGAGGAAGCGGCACTGAGGCGGGGATTTCTCAGCCTGGAAGCCTTTGAAAAACTGGCCGCAAGCATGCCATCTTGTGAATACCGTCACTACCTTGAGGGAATCGGAAAAGAGGCCGCCCGCCAGCATCTGCCGCTGCCGTCATGA